The following are from one region of the Paenibacillus sp. KS-LC4 genome:
- a CDS encoding WYL domain-containing protein, translating into MNPFEKIFNYQLMSRLEDSGTFMVTGNERSWLKTMLQHPEAVQAFAPETLAKLESLLEQDSMMETAGPLIQKAASKELQVYHPLLRQLRRSIMQRNQIKLSYMIKNGKLNNQQAGVPYKLEYSMVKKEWYLLWYHQRHRSLMSTKLQTILAIEDMPCPPERYIQLTASIEALLAKRSTSAIIEVVETYNAELSRILYAFSCFEKAVSYDDQLNRYTIKLTFPNNEAEYVLSKVRFLGKRIKVTEGDYLQRRMREASTLALARYGAAEDSNV; encoded by the coding sequence ATGAATCCGTTTGAGAAAATTTTTAACTATCAGCTCATGTCCCGCCTTGAAGACTCCGGCACCTTTATGGTGACCGGGAATGAACGAAGCTGGCTCAAGACGATGCTGCAGCATCCTGAAGCAGTGCAGGCTTTTGCGCCTGAAACACTGGCGAAGCTCGAAAGCCTGCTTGAGCAGGACAGCATGATGGAGACTGCTGGTCCGCTCATACAGAAAGCCGCCAGCAAGGAACTGCAAGTATACCATCCGCTGCTGCGCCAGCTTAGACGCTCAATTATGCAGCGTAACCAGATTAAGCTAAGCTATATGATCAAAAACGGCAAACTGAACAATCAACAAGCCGGTGTGCCCTATAAGCTGGAATATTCCATGGTAAAAAAGGAATGGTATTTGCTCTGGTACCATCAGCGCCACAGGTCGCTCATGAGCACGAAGCTGCAAACGATTCTAGCTATTGAAGATATGCCTTGCCCGCCCGAGCGTTATATACAGCTTACCGCCTCTATTGAAGCGCTGCTAGCTAAGCGCAGCACGAGCGCCATCATTGAAGTTGTGGAAACGTATAATGCGGAGCTGTCGCGGATTTTATACGCTTTTTCCTGCTTTGAGAAGGCTGTTTCCTACGATGATCAGCTTAATCGGTATACGATCAAGCTTACATTTCCTAACAATGAAGCCGAATATGTATTGTCGAAGGTCCGCTTTCTCGGCAAGCGGATTAAAGTAACCGAAGGCGATTATTTGCAGCGCCGCATGCGCGAGGCATCCACCCTTGCGCTCGCAAGATATGGAGCAGCGGAAGACTCCAACGTATAG